Part of the Loxodonta africana isolate mLoxAfr1 chromosome 15, mLoxAfr1.hap2, whole genome shotgun sequence genome is shown below.
ataacaaaagaagagattgcagaggtaatgaaaaaaaaaaaaaaactttgaacaacaaaaaaaaggcctggcactgatggcttcactggaaaattctagcaaactttcagagaagagttaacaccagtagtacgaaaggtatttcagagcatagaaaaggatggaacactcctGAATCATTTTGcgaagccagcatattcctgatacaaaagccaggtaaagacaccacaaaaaaaaaaaaaaaaagaaaattacagagctatatccctcatgaacatagatgcaaaaatcctcaacaaaattgtagccaatagaattcaacaacatttcaaaaaaagaattcatCGTCATCAAGTGAGATTCCTACCAGATATGcaggtatggttcaacattagaacaacaatcaatgtaatccataatataaataaaacaaaagataagaaccacatgatcttatcaatagatgcagaaaaggcgtttgacaaagtccaacacacattcatgataaaaactctcagcaaaatagaaatagaaaggaaattcctctacatagtaaagggcatttataaaagccaatagccaacatcatcctaaatggagcaATTctaaaaacatttcccttgagaatgggaaccaggcaaggatgcatTTTAACCCCACtatcattcaacattgtgctggaggtcgtagtcagcaataaggcaagaaaaagaaataaagggcatcaaaattggtaatgaataagtaaaagtatccctatttgcaaatgatatgatcttatagacagaaaaccccaaagaatccacaagaaaacttctgaaactaatggaagatcagcaaagtatcaggatacaagataaacatgcaaaagtcAGTTGAATTCCCCTATTCAAAAAGAAGAGAACtttgaaatcaccaaatcaaaaccatttataaAAGCCCCAAAGGAGATAAAGTACCTAACCTAACCAGATACACAAAATACCTACACCaggaaaattacaagacactactgcaagaaactaaaagacacctacacaagtggaaaaacataccatgctcacagagaggaaggctcagcattgtgaaaatgtcagttctgcccaaagtgacctacagatacagtgcaatcctgatgcaaatttcaatgacattttttaacaagatggagaaacaaatcaacttcatatggaaatgggagaggccctgaataagtaaagcattacagaagaggaagaacaaagtgggaggcttcatactacctgattttagcacctagtatactgccacagtagttaaaacagcctggtactagtacaaaaacagatacataaaccgATGGAATGGGactgagaatacagacataaattcatacacctatgagcagctgatatttgacaaaagaccaaagtccattaaatggggaaaagacagtctaacAAATGgagctgccataactggatatccacctgaaaagaaaaaaaaaaaaaaaaaaaaaaatcccatatttCATACTATGTAcagaaaaataactcaaaatggattaaagacctaaatataaaatctaaaatgataaagatcatggaagaaaaaaatagggacaatgctagtaTCCCTAATATATTGCATAAatagttatgtatatatatatatatatatatatatatatatatataaatagtatACACGCCATAAGTAAAaattcacaaacaccagaagagaaactagataactggcagctcctaaaaaccaaacccttatgctcatcaaagactttaataaaagagtaaaaatagaacctatggactgggaaaaaattttgactacaacatatccaatgagagtataatctctaaaatctacaagatgctgcaacacctcaacaacaaaaagacgactgcattaaaaaacgggcaaaggatatgaacaggcacttcaccaaagaagaaattcaggtggctaacagatacgtgaggaaatgctcaaaatcattagctattagtgaaaaatgaaaatctcaccccaacaaggctggcattaatccaaaaatcacaagataataaatgttggagaggttgtggagagactggagcacttatataCTGCTGTACATAagtatggtacaaccacttcataAAACGATtgggtgcttcctcaaaaagctagaaatagaagtaccgtacaatccagcaatcccacctcttggaatatatcatagagaaataaaagccatcacacaaataaatacatgcacacccatgttcaatgcagcactgttcacaatagcaaaaagatggaaacaacttagatgcccatcaatggaagaatggataaacaaattatggtacatacacatgatggaatattacctaactataaagaacaatgatgaatccgtgaaacatctcacaacatggatgaatttgaaggacattatgctgagagaaattagtgagtggcaaaaggacaaatattgtacgagaccattattagaagaactcaagaaaaggtttaaaaacagaagacagcattctttgatggttatgagggtgagggGGTAGAGGGAAAtgatcactaactagatagtagacaagaatcatcttcgGTGAatgaaaggacaacacacaatacaggggaaatcagcctgagactagaagaactagatggtgcccagctaccaccaatgatcacCCTGACAGGAGATATAACAGAGTCCTGTACTGAGCATGagaaaaatgcagagcagaactcaaattcacgtgaaaagaccagatttaatggcctaacagagactggaggaactccccaaattatggcccccagacactctgttaacccagaactgcaaccattcctgaagcctacactttagacaaagattagctaggacaataaaacaaaaaataatacttgtgaggaatatgcttcttagtttaatcagatacacaagaataaaagagcagctcctgtctggaggcaggatgagaaggcagagagggacaggaactggttgaatgaacTCAAGatacccagggtggaaagggggagtgtgctatcacattgtagggattgcaactaatgtcacataacagtatatgtataaattttcatatgagaaattaacttgaatcTGTCATAGTATTTTGTCACTTGGAATATTTTGGTATGATAATTTTCCAACACTGGACTTACTGAGGCAAAGTGTATGAACATATTTATTAttcttgattcttttttaaaattatttttctaaatgatACACCAATATATTTCAAGCCCTTGAGTGAATTATTCCACTTTATTCCTTTGTGCTTACATTAACCTTGCTCACTTTCTCCCTCCCTTATTCTTAGTGCAAATACTAATTTAAGAATTCTCTtcattggaagttttttttttttttccccctgatatCACCTGTTTTGAAATAAATATCTCCTTCAGTCCTCTCCTAAAGCCCTCCCTGTTCATTTATCATTGAGATAATCTCTTAGAGGGCATGGCCAATATTGTATTCAATTTGTTATCCCAGTTTAATTCACTATGCATAACACGGAATAGATAACAAATACGCATTGGATGCATGCATGGATAAAGAAATGCTTCCAATGATTTATGAATGTTGCAGAGTTTCTGTAGCCTTGTTAATACGTATTCTGATTGTTTAATATTATTTTGCTAATTGAATGGTAAAATTGTGCCATAAtatgtttattatatttttaaattaatagtgAAGTAGAACATCCATGTATGTTAACTATTTTAGTTTTCTGTTGTATGAACTCTAATTCATCATATGTTTGATCTTATTATATTGGtttgttacttttttctttttaattttgatctATGTGTAATCTTTatataatcatttaaaaatttgaaatatacTAAATTATCTCTACTTCTCCCACTATTTGATAAACTGTAATTTATCTCCCTCTACTTATTAAGCTCATTCTGTGAGTCCAGCATATGTGAAGaataacacacagaaatcagaaaCACACCCTTGATTCTCAAGGAGCTCAGAAAGCACAATGCAATGTATCATGAGTAATAGCATGGCATTCACTATCTACAATTAGAGAACAAAGGAAACATAGCGCATGTATTTTGGGGGAATCAGGACAGGCAGATTTTTTTTGCAGAggaattttgacaaatgcaaaAGGAGTAAACTGCATTCCAGAGAATGTGGACAGCATATCCAAAGACACCAATGTGTGATAGattctggatgtcagaagagactgaaaattgctcttgaatgtcgagtagctaaagcaaaagaaaaaaactgatgaagtaaaagagctgaacagaagagttcaaaggccagcttgagaagacaaagtattataatgacatgtgcaaagaactggagatgggaaatcaaaatgggagaacacactctgcatttctcaagctgaaagaactgaagaaaaacatcaagcctcgagttgcaatactgaaggattctatggggaaaatattaaatgaatcaggaagcatcaaaagaagatggaaggaatacacagagtcactataccaaaaagaattggtcagtgttcatccatttcaggaggtacaatGTGAGCAGGAaccactggtactgaaggaagaagtccaaggtgcactgaaggcattggtgaaaaacaaggctccaggcattgacagaataccaattgagatatttcaacaaatgatgcagtcctggaagtactcactcatctatgccaagaaatttgcaagacagctacctgcccagcCAACTGgaaaggtccatatttatgcctattcccaagaaaaatgatcccaccaaatgtggggaaattattaaaaaaaaaaaaattaatatcacactcaagtaaaattttgctgaagatcattcaaaagcagctgcaacagtacattgacagggaactgccagaaattcaactcggattcagaagaggacatggaaccaatgatattctggctgaaagcagagaataccagaaagatgtttacctctgtcttatagactatgctaaggcattcaactgtgtggatcataacaaattacggataacattgcaaagaatgggaattctagaacactttatTTTATAAAAGTATTTCCAGTTgaataaatacaataataatCATTGTCTCTATTAGGCACAAACTTCAAGAAATGTTAATGGGTATCTTCTggcaaaaggaaaataaactgAATGGAAATGTCTATCTACACAAAGTAATAAGAATGGTAAATATGCAGGGAAATATAAAGGGGATTTCTATCTtcttaaaatatctttaaaaggtATATACTAGCGAATAATAATCACAATGTATCACGGGTTTGATAACATATGTAGAAGTAAAATGGACCACAACAGTAGTACAAGCTTGGGAGGAGGGAAATTGAGGTATACTGTAAATTTCCTACATTATACATGACCTAACCagtacctattgccatcaagtcgattccaactcatagcgaccctataggacagagtagaactgccccatagagtttccaaggagcacctggtggattcgaactgccaacctttttggttagcagccatagcacttatatGACATGTTATTTGAAGATAGACTGATAAGCTAAAGTGGTAAAAGTTTTATCaatcaccaaaataaaaacaaaggcatAACTGATAATCCAATATTTTTAATGTTATCACTagatgccatcaagctgatttcaactcatatggaccccatgtgagagagtaaaacagctccatagtgttttcttgactgtaatctttacagaagcatatcactcactaggtctttctcctgtgaagctgctgggtaggttttgCAGTTAAAacccaagcacttaaacatttgcaccactaaGACTccttctaaaaccaaaaccaaacccattgccattaagtctatttcaactcatggcaaccctataaggcgtagtagaactgcccatagggtttccaaggcatatatggtggattcgaactgccaaccttttggttagcctatgaattcttaaccactgtgccaccacagctcctgataagccaattaaaaaaaaaaaaaactgccattgagtcaattccagctcatagcggtcctttaggacagagtagaattgcccccactcTTATACTTGGGACCTTTCTTCCAAATAATCAAGTGTTGGAAATAATCTCACTACTTATGTATATATGTTGCAGTCTCTGGATTCCTTCTTTACTGAATCTTCTCCAAGAATTAGAAATCTTTGCTAATGCAAAATAGTCTCTTCTCAATGATTTTATTTAGAGCAACTCTGACGtccttattcctcaggctgtagatcaggGGGTTCAGCATTGGCACAATAATGGTGTAAAACACAGAAGACACTTTACTTTGGTCCATGGAGCTGACATTTGATGGCTGCAGGTACATGAATGCTGCAGAACCATAGAAGATTGTAACAGCCAAGATGTGGGAGCTGCATGTGCTGAAGGCTTTGGATCTGCCCTCAGTGGAGCGAATTCGCAGGATGCTGGCAATGATGGAGACATAGGAACCAAAGATGGTCAAGATTGGtgcaagaatattaaatacagtgAGGCACAGAAGTACCACTAGATTGATATAAGTGCTGGAGCACGAGAGCTCCAGTAGTGGAAAAACATCACAGAAGTAATGGTTGATTATTTTAGCCTTGCAGAAAACCACTCTTAGCATGCAACCTGTATGAGCTGTGGCACCAATCAAACCCATCATATATACCTCAACTACCAACCAGGAGCAGACCTGGTAAGACATGATGACATTGTAAAGCAATGGCttacagatggcaacatagcgatcatatgccatcacagccaacatatgacattctgatataataaaaaaaatgaagaagtagaGCTGAGTCATGCATTCAAGGTAGGAGATggtgttcttctctgtcacaaagTTTACCAGCATTTTGGGGGTAATGACAGTGGAATAGCAGAGATCAATGAGGGACAAActgctgaggaaatagtacatgggaATGTGCAGATGAGAACTGAGCCCAATCAGTGTGATCATGCCCAGATTCCCCACCACTGTGACCGTATAGACTcctaggaagaaaaggaagagaggcAGCTGGAGTTCTGGCTTTTCTGTTAGCCCAGCGAGGATGAACTCAGTCACTGTGGAGTGATTTCCTGCTGCCATTTTCCTCTGGGAATTCtatggaggaagagaggaagaaattTGAGGTAGGTGTTTATTTATGCAGAGTGAAACAGATGGAAGTCTTATTCATTCAGGTATCTCCAATTATCTCCCCTGTCCCTGCTCTATGTTGGAAGTTAAATACTCTTGGATTCTATTATTGTGAGTTATACTAATAAACATCAGATGatattatatctttttttttttttatctgtgctGTAAGCGTGTGTTTTAGTACTGACCAGTCTCTGAACATCCAAACAACAGTTTCGATAACTTAGAATATTGAGCGTtcgaccctggtggtacaacggtttgGCACTGGGATGCTAATTggaaggctagcagttcaaaccaactcaatggctctgctggagaaagacctgagaATCTACTCATGTAAAGGTTATAGCTTAGGAAGCTGTATGCagtagttctactatgtcacatgggATAGACATGAGTTgaaaatccactcagtggcacctaacaacaaaacactttCCATGCCTTATTTGTAATCCACTCAACTCTTTTGCAGAACAAATACTACCAGAAATAtgtaccagttaccatcaagttgattctgactaacgtggactccatgtgtgtcagagcagaactgtggtccacagggttttcaatagctggtttttggaagtaaatcagcaGAACTTTTTCTGAGGCACATTAGCCAATTGCATTATCCAGGGATTCCAGAACAATTACTCATATACTTATTTTATATATTAGGCTCATAGTGGCTAACTATTTGCCCATAGTTAGGCATATTATAAACAAGTGATCAGCATATGAAAGAAGGCCTATTTCTAAATGGGTCCTTCAATATTTCCCCTTCTGTTTCTTCAGTTAGCTACTCATTTCTACTCTCCTGTCTTATTTCTTCATCATATCAGAGAAACCATTCACCGCAACTAACGTGAGGTAAATATTAACGTAAAGTGCAAAAATAATGTGTTGATCATTGATGTAGGCTGGTTTCCCTTTAAAAAGTACTTTGTCTACTGGCAACTATTCAAAAATATTGATATAGATGCTCTGGAAAGTAACTGAATGGTTAGCATAATGTATATTACTCAAATAGAGCCCCACATCCAGGAAGGAAGTGTGCTTTCTAATGAGGAGAAGTCAGAAGTTCCTATGACTAAAGGTAAAACTCGTTCTTACTCAAAACACTGTGTGCTACATACTCTTGTGTAACCTGATGTGGCCCATGACTCTTGAAGCCTCTGTTTCAGAGAAGCATGGCTGCAGGATGAAAATCTTGCATGATATTTTGACCATGTTGTCTTTGCATGTCATATGCATGTTGCGTTGTTGTATTTCACACTCACCTTCAAATCAGATTTTTTATCACTCCCTCGATGGCATTAAAAACCAAAGCAGAAAGAAAGTCTGTATCTCTGAGAAGCGAGATTTGAAGGAAGTTGATGAGTTCTTGGCAAAGGATAATGTGATGATTATTCtgttttcaaaagaaaagaatccaaaacatatcATAAAAGATTGATGGTACatcaaaagcaaggaaaagagtGTTGAGATAAGAATGAATGTGAGAGTTGTGTTGCTATTTATTACAGGGTGATACTATTGAATGTTTGCCGTATGATTAGAACTGCCCAGACACTtcataatattattttatatatttccccagcaaccctatgtggtatcagcttattatttccattttataaatgaaaaaaaactgaaactgGAGAGACTTAAGTGAGTTGCTTTTGGTGACTTTGTATATTTTCAGTATATTTGTGGATGACAGTTTCCTAATAATGCAGATAAATTTGACATAACTACAGGATAttaatgttaaaataaaaaatttgaacTAATACTGGTACCTTCTGGAAATACCATTCTGCTAAAAACAAAGCATGTGTAAAATACATACTTTGTATTTTACATAAGGATTGAAATATTGTGATAGCAATTGACCAGCATCTAGACTAGATCCCACAGAGATGAGTCCTGCACTTGTCATTTATCCATGCTTAGATCACTCTATGAATGGTGGATGGATAAAGGGACATAACTAAGTTTCAAATTTGAAATTAGTCAAAGCCATTACCTTTCCCAAACTGTCAATTTTATCTAAAATTCTTCTATAAGAGAAAGGTGTCATTCTGCCACTAAAATGTTTGCTGAAGGTATTCGTGCTTACACCGTGCAAGTGATACCTGAAAAAAAGGACATAGAAAGCCAAAACTGTACCTTCTGCAGAGTCCTCTGCTTTCCTGTTCCAGGATGTTTCAAGTACAATACTCAAGAAG
Proteins encoded:
- the LOC100670294 gene encoding olfactory receptor 8G50-like; translation: MAAGNHSTVTEFILAGLTEKPELQLPLFLFFLGVYTVTVVGNLGMITLIGLSSHLHIPMYYFLSSLSLIDLCYSTVITPKMLVNFVTEKNTISYLECMTQLYFFIFFIISECHMLAVMAYDRYVAICKPLLYNVIMSYQVCSWLVVEVYMMGLIGATAHTGCMLRVVFCKAKIINHYFCDVFPLLELSCSSTYINLVVLLCLTVFNILAPILTIFGSYVSIIASILRIRSTEGRSKAFSTCSSHILAVTIFYGSAAFMYLQPSNVSSMDQSKVSSVFYTIIVPMLNPLIYSLRNKDVRVALNKIIEKRLFCISKDF